Proteins from one Sphingopyxis terrae subsp. terrae NBRC 15098 genomic window:
- the wecC gene encoding UDP-N-acetyl-D-mannosamine dehydrogenase produces the protein MPIDTDQQVTVLGLGYIGLPTAALIARSGCRVTGVDVSEKVVETVNSGKVHIEEVDLDGLVQGVVARGALTASTEVAPADSFVIAVPTPHDADHRPDISYVLAAARAIAPKLQAGNLVILESTSPVGTTEMVAALIAELRPDLKVPGACAGAAEIFIAYCPERVLPGRILVELVDNDRCIGGITPRCARRAMTFYRQFVRGACITTSARAAEMVKLVENSYRDVNIAFANELSMMAEEMGVDVWEVIRLANRHPRVNILQPGPGVGGHCIAVDPWFLVHGAPDHSRLIRTAREVNLAKTAHVIGAAEMLVSQHPQARVACLGLAFKPNIDDFRESPAVEVAVALARRFGKQVDIVEPYARGLPAEFAGTGSELIDLDTALAKCDLLIVLVDHDLFKSIPLEERSDKIVYDTRGLWLDQPGGSTPNRLNRAA, from the coding sequence GTGCCCATTGATACCGACCAGCAAGTTACCGTCCTCGGCCTCGGCTATATCGGGCTGCCAACCGCGGCGCTGATCGCGCGGTCGGGTTGCCGCGTCACCGGCGTCGATGTCAGCGAGAAGGTCGTCGAAACGGTCAACAGCGGCAAGGTGCATATTGAGGAGGTCGATCTCGACGGGCTCGTCCAGGGCGTCGTCGCGCGCGGCGCGCTCACCGCTTCGACCGAAGTCGCGCCCGCCGACAGCTTCGTGATCGCCGTGCCGACGCCGCACGACGCCGATCATCGCCCCGACATCAGCTATGTGCTGGCGGCAGCCCGCGCGATTGCGCCCAAATTGCAAGCCGGCAATCTTGTCATCCTCGAATCGACATCGCCCGTCGGCACGACCGAAATGGTCGCCGCGCTGATCGCCGAATTGCGACCCGACCTTAAGGTGCCAGGCGCGTGCGCCGGTGCCGCCGAGATCTTCATCGCCTATTGTCCGGAACGTGTCCTCCCGGGCCGCATTCTGGTCGAGCTGGTCGATAATGACCGCTGTATTGGCGGTATCACGCCGCGCTGTGCGCGCCGTGCGATGACTTTCTACCGCCAGTTCGTGCGCGGTGCCTGCATCACGACCTCGGCGCGCGCCGCCGAAATGGTCAAGCTCGTCGAAAACAGCTACCGCGATGTCAACATCGCCTTCGCCAATGAATTGTCGATGATGGCCGAGGAAATGGGCGTCGATGTCTGGGAGGTGATCCGCCTCGCCAACCGCCACCCGCGCGTCAACATCCTTCAGCCCGGCCCCGGCGTCGGCGGCCATTGCATTGCCGTCGATCCCTGGTTCCTCGTTCATGGGGCGCCCGATCACAGCCGCCTGATCCGTACCGCGCGCGAAGTCAATCTCGCGAAGACCGCGCATGTCATCGGCGCCGCCGAAATGCTGGTGTCGCAGCACCCGCAGGCGCGCGTCGCCTGCCTCGGCCTCGCCTTCAAACCGAACATCGATGATTTCCGCGAAAGTCCCGCGGTCGAGGTGGCGGTCGCCCTCGCTCGCCGCTTCGGCAAGCAGGTCGACATCGTCGAGCCCTATGCGCGCGGCCTACCGGCCGAATTCGCCGGTACCGGATCCGAACTCATCGACCTCGATACCGCACTCGCGAAGTGCGACCTGCTGATCGTGCTCGTCGATCACGACCTGTTCAAATCGATCCCGCTCGAAGAACGATCGGACAAGATTGTCTATGACACGCGCGGTCTCTGGCTCGACCAGCCCGGCGGGAGCACCCCCAACCGGCTCAATCGCGCCGCTTGA
- the wecB gene encoding non-hydrolyzing UDP-N-acetylglucosamine 2-epimerase produces MFPVIHALQRTNGIDVRVCVTAQHREMLDQVLAIARIIPDVDLDIMTPSQSLDALLARLVTGLGETFDTERPDRILVHGDTLTTMAATLAAYFRKIPVGHVEAGLRSGDIYHPWPEEVNRKVTGSVADLHFAPTETAAAALRSENVPDERIHITGNTVIDALLATNARINEDPSLAAGLDPLVKRYARKRIIAVTSHRRENFGEGMRAIAEAIAAIAARPDVAVIFPVHPNPQVRSAMEPLLAALSNVALIDPLDYPHFVRLLAEADLVLTDSGGVQEEAPSLGKPVLVMRETTERPEGITAGTAKLVGTDKDRIVTEIFSLLDDSEAYSAMARAHNPFGDGLAAQRIAEIVARAH; encoded by the coding sequence ATGTTTCCCGTGATTCACGCGCTTCAGCGCACCAACGGCATCGACGTTCGTGTCTGCGTGACCGCCCAGCACCGCGAGATGCTCGACCAGGTTCTTGCAATAGCCCGAATCATTCCCGACGTCGATCTCGACATCATGACCCCGAGCCAGTCGCTCGATGCCCTTCTCGCGAGACTGGTCACCGGACTCGGCGAGACTTTCGACACAGAAAGGCCGGACCGCATTCTCGTTCATGGCGATACATTGACAACAATGGCAGCAACGCTCGCCGCCTATTTCCGCAAGATACCTGTCGGCCATGTCGAGGCGGGGCTGCGCAGCGGAGATATCTATCATCCCTGGCCCGAGGAGGTAAATCGCAAGGTCACAGGCTCGGTCGCCGACCTGCATTTCGCCCCGACCGAGACCGCCGCCGCTGCGCTGCGTTCGGAGAATGTGCCGGACGAGCGGATTCACATCACCGGCAACACCGTCATCGATGCCCTGCTCGCAACGAACGCGCGCATCAACGAAGACCCGTCGCTCGCAGCTGGCCTCGATCCGCTGGTAAAACGATATGCGAGGAAGCGGATCATCGCCGTCACCTCGCATCGGCGCGAGAATTTCGGCGAGGGGATGCGCGCGATCGCCGAGGCGATCGCAGCCATCGCCGCGCGCCCCGACGTCGCGGTGATCTTTCCCGTCCACCCGAACCCGCAGGTCCGCAGCGCGATGGAGCCGCTGCTCGCCGCGCTTTCCAACGTCGCGCTGATCGACCCGCTCGATTATCCGCATTTCGTGCGCCTGCTCGCCGAAGCCGATCTCGTGCTGACCGACAGCGGCGGCGTGCAAGAGGAAGCGCCTTCTCTCGGCAAACCAGTGCTCGTCATGCGCGAGACGACCGAGCGACCCGAAGGCATTACGGCAGGCACGGCAAAGCTCGTCGGCACCGACAAGGACCGTATCGTTACCGAAATTTTCAGCCTTTTGGACGATAGCGAAGCCTATTCGGCGATGGCCCGCGCGCACAATCCGTTCGGCGACGGCCTCGCCGCCCAGCGAATTGCGGAGATTGTCGCGCGTGCCCATTGA
- a CDS encoding metallophosphoesterase, with protein MLAKIEADNAGRGQAKTTLILLGDLVDRGPDSASVIERAIRIGAPFDKVTLLIGNHEECFLSALSGDLRRVRYFIRIGGDATIRSYWCDDAAYAAADFEEVAERLPHLVPQSHIDFLGRGEDMVQIGDYVFVHAGVRPGIPLDRQQLSDLRWIRDEFIDGEHDHGATVVYGHTISDGVDEARGRIGIDTGAYLTGRLTAVGLEGSERWFLDTADAEPQ; from the coding sequence TTGTTGGCGAAGATCGAGGCCGACAACGCCGGCCGAGGCCAGGCGAAAACGACGCTAATCCTGCTCGGCGACCTCGTCGATCGCGGACCCGATTCTGCATCTGTCATCGAGCGCGCGATCCGCATCGGGGCTCCGTTCGACAAGGTGACTCTTCTCATCGGAAATCATGAGGAATGTTTTCTGTCCGCGCTTTCGGGCGACTTGCGGCGCGTGCGCTATTTTATCCGGATCGGCGGCGATGCGACCATAAGAAGCTATTGGTGCGACGATGCCGCCTATGCCGCAGCGGACTTTGAAGAGGTTGCCGAGCGCCTGCCGCATCTGGTTCCCCAATCGCACATCGATTTTCTGGGGCGCGGCGAAGATATGGTTCAGATCGGAGATTATGTGTTCGTCCATGCCGGCGTCCGGCCTGGCATCCCGCTCGATCGGCAGCAATTGTCGGATTTGCGTTGGATTCGTGACGAGTTTATCGATGGCGAGCATGATCATGGCGCAACCGTAGTTTACGGCCATACGATTTCGGATGGCGTCGATGAGGCGCGTGGACGCATCGGCATCGACACCGGCGCATATCTAACGGGCCGCTTGACAGCCGTTGGACTGGAGGGAAGCGAACGCTGGTTTCTCGACACGGCGGACGCTGAGCCCCAATAG
- a CDS encoding O-antigen ligase family protein has translation MDALMKPKTKMARLDDLTIRRAIWMVGAFVAIVALMGGGSRYDISSAPLLRAASILFAAVSIALMPSRALTGLRVPLALIAALAVWMGIQLTPLPPSLWASLPLRGPIWEIDQLLGAPEHWRPISMAPSLTMNSLLSLCVPFAAFLVAAALPAAERVRLWWAIWAFGLASVVFGLLQIMGGPRSVFYLYRITNDTSPVGLFANRNHHALLLSISILAAGWLISNEILRRNGRPLVVPALAASIVLFLLFTLVIGSRMGLICGAASTIMAYAVVRWSYRFRAKPINQARTLQRGRHRSSDRFGVARRIALNVLPLVLIVGLGILFYFSGRDNTVGRLFQGDGVEEFRIATLATVTALMKQVWLLGAGFGSFARVYQIVEPDALLREAYFNQAHNDWFQIVIEGGLPAVLIFAGGAIWILLQLVSAARARGVPLRGEMAETVTVAATFAVLISGAAVDYPLRVPSIMMVAAILIVILVRHREEAFNTNRGTKAAFAT, from the coding sequence ATGGACGCATTGATGAAGCCGAAGACGAAGATGGCAAGGCTGGATGATCTGACCATTCGCCGGGCTATCTGGATGGTTGGCGCCTTTGTGGCGATCGTCGCCCTGATGGGGGGAGGGTCGCGTTATGACATCTCCTCGGCACCGCTTCTTCGCGCCGCGTCGATTTTGTTCGCGGCCGTGTCGATCGCGCTGATGCCGTCCCGGGCCTTGACCGGCCTTCGCGTTCCGCTTGCGCTGATCGCGGCGCTGGCGGTGTGGATGGGCATCCAGCTGACGCCTCTTCCGCCTAGCCTTTGGGCATCGCTGCCGCTGCGTGGGCCGATTTGGGAGATCGACCAATTGCTTGGCGCGCCCGAGCACTGGCGCCCGATCAGCATGGCGCCTTCGCTGACGATGAACAGCTTGCTGTCGCTGTGTGTTCCCTTTGCCGCATTTCTGGTGGCCGCGGCGCTACCGGCAGCCGAGCGAGTTCGGCTGTGGTGGGCGATCTGGGCTTTTGGTCTCGCGTCGGTGGTGTTCGGGCTGTTGCAGATTATGGGCGGACCGCGCAGCGTTTTTTATCTGTATCGGATTACTAATGACACGTCGCCGGTCGGCCTTTTTGCCAATCGCAATCATCATGCGCTTCTGCTTTCTATATCAATCCTCGCAGCTGGATGGCTGATATCGAACGAGATATTGCGCCGAAACGGACGCCCGCTCGTTGTCCCCGCGTTGGCCGCCAGCATAGTGCTTTTCTTACTGTTCACGCTGGTAATCGGCTCGCGGATGGGATTGATATGCGGTGCCGCCAGTACGATCATGGCTTATGCCGTCGTCCGCTGGTCCTATCGCTTTCGGGCCAAGCCGATCAATCAGGCCCGCACGCTGCAGCGGGGGCGTCATCGATCTTCGGATCGTTTCGGCGTTGCGCGGCGGATTGCTCTCAATGTCCTGCCGCTCGTACTTATTGTCGGCCTCGGAATTCTCTTCTACTTTTCCGGGCGCGACAATACGGTTGGGCGACTGTTCCAGGGTGACGGCGTCGAGGAGTTTCGCATTGCTACACTGGCGACGGTCACGGCACTGATGAAGCAGGTCTGGCTGCTCGGCGCGGGTTTCGGATCGTTTGCGCGCGTCTATCAGATCGTCGAGCCCGACGCGCTGCTGCGCGAAGCCTATTTCAACCAAGCACACAATGACTGGTTTCAGATCGTCATCGAGGGCGGCCTGCCTGCCGTGCTGATATTTGCCGGCGGCGCGATATGGATCTTGCTACAATTGGTTTCAGCCGCGCGCGCCCGCGGAGTGCCGTTGCGCGGGGAGATGGCCGAGACAGTGACGGTGGCGGCCACATTTGCTGTACTCATCTCGGGTGCGGCGGTCGATTATCCTCTTCGCGTGCCGTCTATTATGATGGTCGCGGCCATTCTTATCGTCATCCTTGTGCGTCACCGCGAGGAGGCTTTCAATACCAACCGCGGCACTAAAGCTGCTTTCGCCACCTGA
- a CDS encoding polysaccharide biosynthesis/export family protein, with the protein MTLLDALPQPTSRDAQQATRQTFVGSFTELSVDVYGIPDLQREILTDGEGKFSFPLIGTLDGAGKSPTQLAGEIEDRLRGRFVRDPQVTVNFKAATSPLHLLSQAVTVDGQVQRPGQYPLVGRQTLMRAVSLAGGLTELAKRDDVLVFRKVENQQYVGIYNLQAIRRGNYADPEIFPNDVIVVGDSSQRRLFEDVIKAATLLSTPLIVLTNLTNNN; encoded by the coding sequence GTGACGCTTCTGGACGCGCTTCCTCAGCCGACGAGCCGCGATGCGCAACAGGCAACCCGACAGACCTTTGTTGGCTCCTTTACGGAGCTTTCGGTCGACGTGTACGGCATTCCCGATCTTCAGCGCGAGATATTGACCGACGGCGAGGGCAAATTCTCGTTCCCGTTGATCGGAACGCTAGACGGCGCTGGCAAGTCGCCCACGCAACTGGCTGGAGAGATCGAGGATAGGCTGCGTGGGCGGTTTGTTCGCGATCCTCAGGTTACAGTCAACTTCAAGGCCGCGACCAGCCCGCTTCACCTACTGTCGCAGGCCGTCACCGTCGATGGCCAAGTACAGCGCCCAGGCCAGTATCCTCTCGTTGGTCGACAGACCCTGATGCGGGCGGTATCGCTGGCGGGCGGGCTGACCGAGTTGGCCAAGCGGGACGACGTGCTGGTGTTCCGCAAGGTCGAGAACCAGCAGTATGTCGGGATCTATAACTTGCAGGCAATCAGGCGCGGCAATTACGCCGACCCCGAGATTTTTCCGAACGATGTGATCGTGGTCGGCGATTCTTCGCAGCGCCGCCTTTTTGAGGATGTGATCAAAGCGGCCACGCTTCTCAGCACTCCGCTCATTGTCCTGACCAATCTCACCAACAACAATTGA
- a CDS encoding GumC family protein — MVERAFVALLNRKAWVIGSILACLTIGLAITFLMTPLYTSTSRIEISPQAPVETDVEGAREKTISNEIAFFNTQYSLLESRSLAARTVRAGNLLNDKDFLAQYDLTGGEEGTPNSAQRARMAERAEKILLDAVSIEPVRQSSLVDVSFSTPSATLSAKLTNLWVQQFVAANLDRRFSATSDARRFLEQRIGSLRRNLEDSERELITYAANNDIITLETRSDPGTGRTIGDRTLVAADVEKISTALSVARDARIAAESQLSSSVSSTDLSSNAAVSALRQRRAELMADLARLRKIFGEEYPEIVAKKEQLAALNQSVSTETQRSRALNQESYASALKREKELQAELDRLTGKYRDQQRRSIEYAILQREVDTNRQLYDGLLQRYKEIGAAGVGTNNIAVVDTATPSPGPSSPKLILNVALALIAGFGLAGALVFLLEQLDQSIRDPSEVSDRFGLPLLGSIPKVDADTFEELLLDKKSMIYEAYFAAQTNLTFLTNHGAPRSFMLTSTRPAEGKSSSALSLASVFGQTGKKVMLIDADIRSPSLNELLDVDNRNGLSNYLTGFDKVSELIASSPEFGFDYILAGPMPPNAAELFSSSRLSELVELLLRDYDHVILDAPPVLGLADAPLLARPVEGVIFTIDASSSSARAIKSALNRLRQTDAQIFGALVTKVGRRNEIYGYGYGYGYGYGYGYGYGYGADKSRGNSE; from the coding sequence ATGGTCGAAAGAGCCTTTGTCGCCCTATTGAATCGTAAGGCTTGGGTCATCGGCAGCATTCTGGCCTGTCTAACGATTGGCTTGGCCATCACTTTCCTGATGACGCCGTTATATACTAGCACGTCGCGGATCGAAATTTCTCCCCAAGCTCCAGTGGAAACCGACGTCGAGGGCGCGCGCGAAAAGACGATTTCCAATGAGATCGCCTTTTTCAATACTCAGTACAGCTTGCTGGAATCGCGCTCGCTTGCGGCTCGTACAGTCCGAGCCGGAAACCTTCTAAACGACAAGGATTTCCTCGCCCAATACGATCTCACCGGGGGTGAGGAGGGCACACCCAACAGTGCCCAGCGCGCGCGTATGGCTGAACGAGCGGAAAAGATTTTGCTCGACGCAGTGAGCATCGAGCCGGTGCGCCAGTCGAGTCTTGTCGATGTGTCCTTCTCGACGCCTTCGGCAACGCTTTCCGCGAAGTTGACCAATCTGTGGGTCCAGCAGTTCGTTGCAGCTAATCTCGATCGCCGTTTCTCTGCAACGAGTGACGCGCGGCGGTTCTTGGAGCAACGTATCGGTTCGCTGCGCCGCAATCTTGAGGATTCGGAGCGCGAGCTGATTACCTATGCGGCGAACAACGACATCATTACGCTCGAGACCCGCAGCGACCCAGGAACAGGACGGACGATCGGTGACCGAACACTTGTTGCAGCCGATGTCGAAAAGATCAGCACCGCGCTTTCAGTTGCGCGCGACGCTCGCATTGCAGCCGAAAGCCAACTGAGCAGTTCAGTTTCGTCGACGGATCTGTCGAGCAACGCCGCAGTGAGCGCCCTTCGTCAGCGGCGCGCTGAATTGATGGCAGATCTTGCCCGTCTGCGGAAGATTTTCGGTGAAGAGTATCCCGAAATTGTCGCCAAAAAGGAACAACTTGCAGCGCTGAATCAGTCCGTGTCGACTGAAACGCAACGCTCGCGTGCGCTCAATCAGGAGAGCTATGCGAGCGCATTGAAGCGCGAGAAAGAGTTACAGGCGGAACTCGACCGGCTGACTGGCAAATATCGTGACCAGCAGCGCCGGTCGATCGAATATGCCATCCTCCAACGAGAGGTCGATACCAATCGCCAGCTTTATGACGGCCTGTTGCAGCGTTACAAGGAAATTGGCGCCGCCGGCGTCGGGACGAATAACATTGCAGTAGTCGATACGGCAACGCCATCGCCTGGTCCGTCGAGTCCCAAGCTAATCCTCAATGTTGCGCTGGCGTTGATCGCCGGGTTCGGACTGGCCGGGGCGCTGGTTTTCCTGCTCGAACAGCTCGATCAGTCGATCCGCGACCCGAGCGAAGTGAGCGACCGATTCGGCCTGCCGCTGCTGGGTTCGATTCCCAAGGTCGACGCGGACACCTTCGAAGAGCTGCTCCTCGACAAGAAGTCGATGATCTACGAAGCCTATTTCGCTGCGCAGACCAACTTGACGTTCCTTACCAATCATGGCGCGCCGCGCAGCTTCATGCTGACTTCCACGCGACCTGCCGAAGGAAAAAGCAGCTCGGCGCTGAGCTTAGCCAGCGTATTCGGTCAAACGGGCAAGAAAGTCATGTTAATCGACGCTGATATTCGCAGCCCCTCGCTCAACGAATTGCTCGACGTCGATAACCGTAATGGCCTGAGCAACTATCTGACTGGATTTGACAAGGTGAGCGAACTGATTGCTTCGTCGCCTGAATTTGGCTTTGACTATATTCTCGCCGGGCCTATGCCGCCGAACGCCGCCGAACTATTCAGTTCGTCGCGGCTCAGCGAGCTTGTCGAGCTATTGCTGCGCGATTATGACCATGTCATTCTCGACGCGCCGCCGGTGCTCGGCCTTGCCGATGCGCCATTGCTCGCGCGGCCGGTGGAGGGCGTCATTTTCACGATTGACGCCTCGAGTAGCAGCGCCCGCGCGATCAAGTCGGCGCTCAACCGCTTGCGGCAGACCGACGCACAGATTTTTGGAGCGCTCGTTACCAAGGTCGGCAGACGCAACGAAATCTACGGCTATGGCTACGGCTACGGCTACGGCTACGGCTACGGCTACGGCTATGGCTATGGCGCAGACAAAAGCCGCGGCAACAGCGAGTAA
- a CDS encoding SDR family NAD(P)-dependent oxidoreductase produces the protein MRRKIFVTGTAGFIGFHLAKLLLAEGFEVVGFDGMTDYYDVELKRRRHQILLQNQHFSAVEAMLEDRERIDESIDQFRPDVIVHLAAQAGVRYSLENPHAYLSANVIGTFNVMEAARRNQVGHLLMASTSSVYGANDDMPFHENEKADTQLTIYAATKKATESMAHAHAHLWDVPTTMFRFFTVYGPWGRPDMALYKFVDAILDDRPIDLYNGGDMYRDFTYVDDLVRGIRLLIDAVPERPASKVEIEPGDSLSPVAPFRIVNIGNNDKVRLLDFVAAIEHSLGRKAKSNLMPMQMGDVPATWADASLLERLTGYRPQTDFRDGIEQFVTWYREYFRK, from the coding sequence ATGCGCCGTAAAATATTCGTGACCGGCACCGCCGGCTTCATCGGATTTCACTTGGCGAAACTGTTGCTCGCCGAGGGGTTTGAAGTCGTCGGGTTCGACGGGATGACCGATTATTATGACGTGGAGTTGAAGCGCCGACGCCACCAGATTTTGCTGCAGAATCAGCATTTCTCCGCTGTCGAGGCGATGCTGGAGGATCGCGAGCGGATTGACGAGTCGATCGATCAATTCAGGCCTGATGTGATCGTGCACCTCGCCGCGCAGGCGGGAGTGCGCTATTCGCTCGAAAATCCGCACGCCTATCTGTCGGCGAATGTTATCGGAACCTTCAATGTTATGGAAGCGGCACGGCGCAACCAGGTCGGTCACCTGCTGATGGCTTCGACCTCGTCGGTCTATGGCGCAAACGACGACATGCCTTTTCATGAAAATGAAAAGGCCGACACGCAGCTGACCATCTATGCCGCGACCAAGAAGGCGACCGAATCTATGGCGCACGCCCATGCACATTTGTGGGACGTGCCGACGACGATGTTCCGGTTCTTCACCGTCTATGGACCGTGGGGACGCCCCGACATGGCGTTGTACAAGTTCGTCGATGCGATCCTCGATGACCGTCCAATCGACCTTTATAATGGCGGCGACATGTATCGTGACTTCACCTATGTCGACGATCTGGTCCGCGGCATCCGGCTACTGATTGACGCTGTGCCCGAACGTCCTGCTTCAAAGGTGGAGATCGAGCCGGGAGACAGCCTGTCGCCGGTCGCGCCCTTCCGCATCGTCAACATTGGCAATAACGACAAGGTGCGGTTGCTCGATTTCGTCGCCGCGATCGAGCATTCGCTCGGGAGGAAGGCCAAGAGCAATCTGATGCCGATGCAGATGGGCGATGTTCCAGCGACCTGGGCCGATGCCAGCCTGCTCGAACGGCTGACTGGATATCGTCCGCAAACGGACTTCCGCGACGGCATTGAACAATTCGTCACCTGGTACAGGGAATATTTCCGCAAATGA
- the tviB gene encoding Vi polysaccharide biosynthesis UDP-N-acetylglucosamine C-6 dehydrogenase TviB produces the protein MTSDQIAPLPEFDTASIAVIGLGYVGLPLAVEFGRVRPVVGFDINRDRIAALRNGRDDTLETTADELAAATELVFSDDIAELAQARVYVVTVPTPIDAHKRPDLTPLVKASETVGRVLKRGDIVIYESTVYPGCTEEDCVPILERVSGLVFNRDFFAGYSPERINPGDKEHRLPTIRKVTSGSTPIVAEWVDRLYAQIITAGTFRAESIKVAEAAKVIENTQRDLNIALMNELSIIFGRLGIDTHSVLEAAGTKWNFLKFTPGLVGGHCIGVDPYYLTHKAQAVGYHPEVILAGRRVNDGMGGYIVSQVVRLMIKRGLPVQGARVLVLGLAFKENCPDIRNTRVVDVVSEFQEYGVKVDVHDPWVDAAEAQREYGIALADPAVGDYDAVILAVSHRQFLDAGAEALRKLGNASSVLIDVKGTLGFGESDLRI, from the coding sequence ATGACGTCCGACCAGATTGCACCGCTTCCCGAATTCGACACTGCGTCCATCGCCGTCATCGGCTTGGGCTATGTCGGCTTGCCACTCGCCGTCGAATTCGGACGCGTCCGGCCAGTCGTCGGTTTCGATATAAACCGGGACCGCATCGCGGCGCTCCGCAATGGGCGCGACGACACGCTGGAGACGACTGCGGACGAGCTTGCTGCAGCAACCGAGCTGGTGTTTTCTGACGATATCGCAGAGCTTGCGCAGGCGCGCGTTTATGTCGTGACAGTACCAACGCCAATCGATGCGCATAAGCGCCCCGATCTGACCCCTCTCGTCAAGGCTTCGGAAACGGTCGGCCGCGTTCTGAAGCGCGGCGATATCGTGATCTACGAAAGCACGGTCTATCCAGGCTGCACCGAGGAGGATTGCGTGCCGATCCTCGAACGGGTCAGCGGCCTTGTCTTCAATCGCGATTTCTTTGCCGGCTACAGTCCTGAGCGGATCAATCCGGGCGACAAGGAACACCGCCTGCCGACGATTCGCAAGGTGACGAGCGGGTCGACCCCCATTGTGGCCGAATGGGTCGACCGACTTTATGCGCAGATAATCACGGCGGGCACGTTCCGCGCCGAAAGCATCAAGGTCGCCGAAGCGGCGAAGGTGATTGAAAACACGCAGCGCGACCTCAACATCGCCCTCATGAACGAGCTGTCGATCATCTTCGGCCGGCTCGGCATCGACACGCACAGCGTTCTCGAAGCGGCCGGGACCAAGTGGAACTTTCTGAAATTCACGCCGGGCCTGGTCGGCGGCCACTGTATCGGGGTGGATCCCTATTATCTGACGCACAAGGCGCAGGCGGTCGGCTATCACCCCGAGGTGATCTTGGCCGGGCGGCGCGTCAACGACGGCATGGGCGGCTATATCGTCAGCCAGGTCGTGCGGTTGATGATAAAGCGCGGGCTGCCGGTTCAGGGCGCGCGCGTTCTGGTGCTCGGGCTGGCCTTTAAGGAAAACTGCCCCGATATCCGCAACACCCGGGTCGTTGATGTCGTCAGCGAGTTCCAGGAATATGGCGTCAAGGTCGACGTCCATGATCCGTGGGTCGACGCGGCCGAGGCGCAGCGCGAATATGGGATCGCGCTCGCTGATCCGGCCGTGGGCGATTATGATGCGGTCATTCTAGCGGTATCGCATCGTCAGTTCCTCGACGCCGGCGCAGAAGCCCTGCGCAAGTTGGGCAATGCTTCGTCAGTGCTCATCGATGTCAAGGGCACGTTAGGATTTGGTGAGAGCGATTTGCGCATCTGA